In a single window of the Roseiconus lacunae genome:
- a CDS encoding Ig-like domain-containing protein: MRTKRNRRLRLDFLEARRLLAVYSASPEIPDGTDGSLRAALVATQSGGHDDTIQLTEGIYRINAGDLRVEEVGSRLEISGAGKDTTVILIEGDSRFLDIDFGARVDLSGVTVLGGSASEGGQIRSAGQLSITDAVFHGGEALLGGAIFNGGVMEINEVEFWQNDAAWGGAIWNHAGARIQGTGLVFVSNTSTSPSSGEPEDLVELGIVPPPIAGTMEHFFNRPGGAAIFNAGQFESHGLVVAQNRAERGAIVTNFGLDAKMELEETHLYFNTAPGHSIVANLDGELTIVASALFENSGGNGVLANHNGIADLYAVSLFDNLVSGFGTVSSIGHLRMENVSIVNNRADSNEAFSSEWARSFTAGLFVANQSRSTTELTGVLIDGNTQQSAMSPGTVAFPRERTRPSNAIILNGTLVSGGGNRFGQSTEIANKVTSISDSSKAADLYLDDIAGSDQSASFELLEPGTYDGVVGVAPAGTSRLVDLLPTTSRSIDGNGDGIAEADAGAIEFNPVLTHPDALPVPFRGHRTLDEDTSAVVTFDNSIDTDAALGSLLREPSGQWSYTPPVDFFGFDRLVTQSASGAISVEIIQVAPDADSPHAQNDSFVVIGRSEMRIDSNATDADDSNSTADRNITRTKLDVLRNDTAGPDGNRSLRVVDVSEPQHGSVAQLHYSPDPGFVGVDSFTYTAINASGLTSTATVQVEVLDPQQLSPVAQLVAHFVDADSNPIEQIFVGETFFVELEIALLADQFEPVPNAGFLNNATAGVRIEGTMVEIAESYLEDTDNGPREVPVQPKSMLPGGLDYYPASQSANQLDESTLEFRATVGAIGGVRQGRFYRIPMVANAAGPVSITFDAALGDFVQLAGYGPLPHDVVVSKGAEIDVITVDGNELTPEDVNGDQQVTAQDALIIINSLSRMTAGEGDSIRQSAFQLDVDGNGTLTVRDALRVINYLGRQQLSARSSLAASTQASGELVTPASRPLQPNYAGEPSLIKTTPIARPTDKVFSTWAMQPSFDADSYDNKAPENNTEFSDQENQAARAGLTLLSEATRQL, from the coding sequence ATGAGAACGAAAAGAAATCGCCGTCTTCGTCTTGATTTTCTCGAAGCACGTCGACTGCTTGCCGTTTACTCTGCTTCTCCTGAGATTCCCGATGGCACCGACGGAAGTTTACGGGCGGCTTTGGTAGCGACCCAATCCGGTGGCCATGATGATACGATCCAACTGACCGAAGGAATTTATCGGATCAATGCGGGAGACCTGCGAGTCGAAGAAGTTGGCAGCCGATTGGAAATAAGTGGGGCAGGTAAAGATACGACGGTAATTCTGATCGAAGGTGACTCTCGTTTTCTGGACATCGATTTCGGCGCCCGAGTTGATCTAAGCGGAGTGACGGTGCTCGGCGGCAGTGCTTCCGAAGGAGGGCAAATCCGATCGGCCGGCCAACTATCGATTACCGACGCCGTCTTTCATGGCGGGGAAGCCTTACTCGGAGGAGCAATCTTCAACGGTGGGGTGATGGAAATCAATGAGGTGGAGTTCTGGCAGAATGATGCCGCGTGGGGAGGGGCGATTTGGAACCATGCTGGTGCGCGGATTCAAGGCACGGGTTTAGTGTTTGTATCGAATACTAGCACGTCGCCTTCCAGCGGTGAGCCAGAAGATCTTGTCGAACTTGGGATCGTTCCGCCGCCGATTGCGGGAACGATGGAACATTTCTTCAACCGCCCCGGCGGCGCCGCCATCTTCAATGCCGGGCAATTTGAAAGTCACGGATTGGTTGTCGCACAGAACCGAGCCGAACGTGGGGCTATCGTGACCAACTTTGGTCTCGACGCGAAGATGGAACTCGAGGAGACACACCTCTACTTCAACACAGCGCCGGGCCACTCGATCGTTGCCAATTTGGATGGCGAGCTTACTATCGTTGCATCTGCCCTTTTTGAAAACTCGGGCGGAAACGGAGTCTTAGCCAATCACAACGGTATCGCTGACCTTTATGCCGTTTCGCTATTCGACAACTTAGTATCGGGATTCGGAACCGTATCCAGCATCGGTCATTTGCGAATGGAAAACGTTTCGATCGTCAACAATAGGGCTGATTCGAACGAAGCATTTTCATCGGAGTGGGCGCGATCGTTTACGGCAGGGTTGTTTGTCGCGAACCAATCGCGATCGACAACGGAGCTAACTGGGGTACTGATCGACGGCAATACGCAGCAGTCCGCCATGTCACCCGGGACGGTCGCATTTCCGAGAGAACGCACGCGTCCTTCTAACGCCATCATATTGAACGGAACGCTTGTTTCGGGCGGCGGAAACCGTTTTGGCCAGTCAACCGAGATTGCCAACAAAGTCACCAGCATCAGCGACTCATCCAAAGCGGCGGATCTCTATCTCGATGACATCGCCGGAAGTGATCAATCGGCCTCCTTCGAGCTTCTTGAGCCGGGAACCTACGATGGGGTTGTCGGAGTCGCTCCCGCAGGAACAAGTCGTCTTGTGGATCTCTTGCCGACGACCTCACGCAGTATCGATGGCAACGGAGATGGGATTGCCGAAGCGGATGCCGGTGCCATTGAATTCAATCCAGTATTAACGCATCCCGATGCACTGCCAGTTCCTTTCCGAGGGCATCGAACGCTCGACGAAGATACCTCGGCCGTCGTCACGTTCGACAACTCGATCGATACGGATGCTGCCCTAGGGAGCCTTCTCCGCGAACCATCGGGGCAATGGAGTTATACCCCGCCTGTTGACTTCTTCGGTTTTGATCGGTTGGTCACACAATCTGCTTCAGGTGCGATCTCTGTCGAAATCATTCAGGTAGCTCCGGATGCCGATTCCCCGCATGCCCAAAACGATTCTTTCGTGGTGATCGGAAGGAGCGAAATGCGAATCGATTCCAACGCCACCGATGCTGACGACTCAAATTCAACAGCCGACAGAAACATCACACGAACGAAGCTCGATGTTTTGCGAAACGATACTGCCGGACCGGATGGAAACCGCTCTTTACGCGTCGTCGACGTTAGCGAGCCCCAACACGGCAGCGTCGCGCAGCTACATTACTCACCGGACCCTGGTTTTGTCGGTGTCGATTCATTTACCTATACCGCGATCAATGCATCTGGATTGACCTCCACCGCAACGGTTCAAGTTGAAGTCCTCGACCCACAACAACTTTCACCGGTCGCACAATTGGTCGCGCACTTCGTTGATGCGGACTCCAACCCAATCGAACAGATTTTCGTTGGCGAGACATTCTTTGTGGAACTGGAAATCGCACTTCTTGCCGACCAGTTTGAACCGGTCCCCAATGCAGGCTTTCTTAATAACGCTACGGCCGGAGTACGAATCGAAGGGACTATGGTTGAGATAGCGGAATCGTATTTGGAGGATACGGATAACGGACCACGAGAAGTTCCGGTTCAGCCGAAATCAATGTTGCCAGGCGGTTTGGACTATTACCCTGCCAGTCAAAGTGCCAACCAGCTTGACGAGAGCACGCTCGAATTCCGGGCAACGGTCGGAGCGATCGGCGGCGTCCGCCAAGGTCGTTTCTATCGTATCCCGATGGTTGCCAATGCCGCCGGACCGGTATCGATTACGTTTGATGCCGCCTTGGGAGATTTCGTTCAACTTGCCGGCTATGGCCCCTTACCGCATGATGTCGTTGTCTCTAAAGGTGCTGAAATCGATGTCATCACGGTAGATGGGAACGAGCTAACGCCCGAAGACGTCAATGGCGACCAACAAGTCACGGCGCAGGATGCGTTGATCATCATCAATTCCCTGAGCCGGATGACCGCCGGTGAAGGTGACAGCATTCGTCAATCTGCGTTTCAGCTTGACGTCGATGGGAATGGTACGTTGACAGTACGTGACGCATTGCGAGTGATCAATTATCTCGGTCGGCAGCAACTCTCCGCTCGGTCCAGTTTAGCTGCATCAACACAAGCGTCCGGAGAATTAGTCACCCCGGCAAGCCGTCCATTGCAGCCCAACTATGCTGGCGAACCATCACTCATCAAGACGACGCCTATCGCTCGACCAACAGATAAAGTCTTTTCGACTTGGGCCATGCAGCCGTCTTTCGACGCCGACTCGTACGATAACAAAGCACCGGAAAACAACACCGAATTTTCCGATCAGGAAAACCAGGCGGCCCGGGCTGGGCTTACCCTGCTAAGTGAAGCCACACGTCAACTCTGA
- a CDS encoding serine/threonine-protein kinase translates to MKAQPTELTDNDDLSFEGRVAELLEAFVQSGRSTDESEIEAFIAANSTYAGPLRECLDGLALLHSAVDPVDAPKPRRVLQPGDLLGDYEIIKELGRGAMGVVYHAHQRTLNRPVALKVFSPVSSSDPARVQRFQREAMAAASLEEPNIVPVYDIDQIDGVQFYVMRLIDGTALDCPGCAYRQPPSDQDEQNRQRAIASSFADVASALAATHRLGVIHRDVKPSNLLLDRWGKVWISDFGLARVSFLANLTVSGDVVGTLRYMSPEQASGRSEAIDRRSDIYSLGATLYEVATRSQIFSEYDGLRLLRQLQSGFPPPIEQTSTGPCHAVPINRDLLTIVNRAMRPDKSDRYADADEMSADLKRFAAGKPIVATPASFIERMRGLSRRHSNVITAICLITIALLSLSLIHNLILRGEQLRTESALRSAATNYDQARAAVDNLGIEIAEQLEGIPGSEAIRHQILERSLRYYQRFIESSQSDTELAAEVAMTHWKIARLLTKLGEYQKADLAYETAIEQLCQSTPQRGQTDLHQALNERAMLRSNAGDHAGALRLLRQIKLPKDAESEANQYILAMTLNHFGIVYQRLDRIDDAITLIHRSMDQLRNPASIPHDAANLSSGTFAARQVGTLADAMNNLAAIMSDAGRSDDALTLAQQSTQLRGTLPLTQQSFPRVAIGYSNLGTINRSIGANAEAIKAFEAAIEAFEKAIDRLPPNNFPVGETSQAKTLRCHFAITLSNLAMLLQQVGRPREAEQQLQKAITVLQPTFESDSDDASVLNLHANLIGNLAALLNQQGKPHEASRLLTRTRIGPESELRSSALNKHRSINDQTFPTHLITLGLGL, encoded by the coding sequence ATGAAAGCGCAACCGACCGAGTTGACGGACAATGACGATCTCTCTTTTGAAGGAAGAGTCGCCGAGCTTCTCGAAGCATTCGTCCAGTCGGGAAGAAGTACTGACGAAAGTGAAATTGAAGCGTTCATCGCTGCCAATAGTACGTACGCGGGTCCCTTGCGTGAATGCCTTGACGGCCTGGCACTGCTGCATTCGGCAGTCGATCCTGTCGATGCGCCGAAACCGCGTCGTGTTTTGCAACCGGGTGACTTGCTAGGTGATTACGAAATCATCAAAGAACTTGGCCGTGGGGCGATGGGTGTGGTGTACCACGCCCATCAACGCACCCTGAATCGACCGGTCGCGTTAAAAGTATTCTCACCGGTTTCGTCTTCGGACCCGGCACGTGTTCAGCGTTTTCAACGTGAGGCTATGGCGGCAGCTTCGCTTGAGGAACCTAACATCGTCCCCGTCTATGATATCGATCAGATCGACGGAGTTCAATTTTATGTGATGCGTTTGATTGATGGGACAGCACTCGATTGTCCGGGATGCGCCTATCGTCAGCCGCCGTCCGACCAAGACGAACAAAATCGTCAACGGGCGATCGCATCCTCGTTTGCGGACGTCGCTTCGGCTCTGGCGGCGACCCATCGCTTGGGAGTCATCCATCGCGACGTCAAACCATCGAATCTTTTGCTCGACAGATGGGGAAAGGTTTGGATCAGTGATTTCGGCTTAGCCCGCGTTTCCTTCCTGGCCAACCTGACAGTAAGCGGTGATGTGGTCGGCACGTTGCGGTACATGAGCCCGGAACAAGCAAGCGGGCGAAGCGAGGCGATCGATCGCAGAAGTGACATTTATTCACTTGGCGCGACGCTTTATGAAGTCGCCACACGATCACAGATCTTTTCTGAGTACGATGGCTTGCGACTGTTGCGGCAACTTCAATCTGGATTCCCACCCCCGATCGAGCAGACTTCGACTGGCCCCTGCCACGCGGTTCCTATCAATCGTGATTTGCTGACGATTGTCAATCGTGCCATGCGACCGGACAAATCAGACCGGTATGCCGATGCCGATGAAATGTCCGCAGATCTGAAACGATTTGCCGCTGGCAAGCCGATTGTGGCGACACCGGCTTCATTCATCGAACGCATGCGTGGATTGAGTCGACGTCATTCGAATGTGATCACTGCGATTTGTTTGATCACAATCGCGTTACTGTCACTCTCGTTGATCCACAATTTGATACTGCGCGGCGAACAACTTAGAACCGAATCGGCTTTACGGTCAGCGGCAACCAACTACGACCAAGCCCGTGCTGCTGTCGACAACTTGGGAATCGAAATCGCCGAGCAGCTGGAGGGCATTCCCGGTTCCGAAGCAATCCGCCATCAGATTCTGGAACGGTCGCTACGGTACTACCAACGGTTTATCGAATCGTCACAGTCCGATACGGAGCTTGCCGCCGAAGTCGCGATGACACACTGGAAGATCGCCCGGTTGCTTACCAAGCTAGGTGAGTATCAAAAAGCAGATCTCGCTTATGAAACTGCAATCGAACAGTTATGTCAGTCCACCCCACAGCGCGGGCAAACAGACTTGCATCAGGCTCTCAACGAACGTGCGATGTTGCGTTCTAACGCCGGTGACCATGCTGGTGCACTCCGGCTCTTACGTCAAATCAAACTTCCCAAAGACGCCGAGAGTGAAGCGAATCAATACATCCTTGCGATGACCTTGAATCATTTCGGTATCGTCTATCAACGGCTCGATCGCATCGACGATGCGATCACATTAATCCATCGTTCGATGGATCAATTACGCAACCCAGCATCAATTCCTCACGATGCCGCCAATCTCTCCTCCGGAACATTTGCTGCACGTCAAGTCGGAACGCTCGCCGATGCGATGAACAACCTCGCGGCAATCATGAGCGATGCGGGGCGATCGGATGATGCTCTTACTTTGGCTCAACAATCAACCCAACTACGCGGAACCTTACCACTGACGCAGCAGAGTTTTCCCCGCGTCGCGATCGGATACAGCAATCTCGGAACGATCAACCGAAGCATCGGGGCGAATGCGGAAGCTATCAAGGCTTTCGAGGCTGCGATCGAAGCGTTTGAAAAAGCGATTGATCGTTTGCCGCCAAACAATTTTCCCGTTGGCGAGACTTCCCAAGCTAAGACGCTCCGTTGCCACTTCGCGATCACGCTCAGCAACCTCGCGATGCTCCTACAACAGGTCGGCCGACCTCGCGAAGCCGAGCAACAATTACAAAAAGCGATCACAGTGCTACAACCGACTTTCGAATCTGATTCCGATGACGCGTCTGTGCTAAATCTGCACGCGAATTTGATCGGTAACCTTGCGGCACTATTGAATCAACAAGGGAAACCGCATGAAGCGTCCCGGCTACTAACTCGGACTCGGATTGGTCCGGAGAGTGAATTGCGATCATCGGCGCTGAATAAACACCGATCTATCAACGATCAAACATTCCCCACCCATCTGATCACACTTGGTTTAGGACTATGA
- a CDS encoding SH3 domain-containing protein codes for MRTPLIILFIFGSAIVGRSSEPEELLRQGIDNYQLALETTDRGQRTERFEIAETYFKKAVESSTQRPTAELWINIGNAALGAENLGSAIIAYRRAIAIAPGNEKARQNLLHARSLLPDWVPVPIEDTMWLGWRWNRAASATKKTWYGIAALLFVGFAMGLVIRQRGVFGEGAIVGRALPTILLVVWCGVLAIGVVSSPQRDGAAVVVVPDVIARAADSPAAPARLKTPLPAGVEVTVLEERDDWVRVGLANEQDVWIRRSEIEMI; via the coding sequence ATGCGTACGCCTTTAATCATTCTGTTCATCTTTGGATCAGCCATTGTTGGGCGATCGTCCGAACCGGAAGAATTGCTGCGGCAAGGAATCGACAACTACCAACTTGCATTGGAAACGACCGATCGGGGGCAGAGAACTGAACGATTTGAAATCGCCGAAACCTACTTCAAGAAGGCTGTCGAATCGTCGACGCAGCGTCCGACGGCGGAGCTTTGGATCAACATCGGAAACGCTGCGCTAGGTGCAGAGAACCTGGGGTCGGCGATCATCGCCTATCGTCGGGCGATCGCAATTGCTCCCGGCAACGAGAAGGCGAGGCAGAACTTACTCCACGCCAGATCACTGCTGCCCGATTGGGTTCCGGTCCCTATCGAAGACACGATGTGGCTGGGTTGGCGATGGAACCGGGCGGCCAGCGCCACGAAGAAAACTTGGTATGGCATTGCCGCGTTGCTGTTTGTCGGATTCGCGATGGGTCTGGTGATCAGACAACGCGGCGTGTTCGGCGAGGGGGCAATCGTAGGTCGGGCGTTGCCAACGATCTTGTTGGTCGTTTGGTGCGGGGTGCTAGCAATTGGTGTCGTGTCGTCACCACAGCGGGATGGCGCGGCGGTCGTCGTCGTCCCGGATGTGATCGCTCGGGCAGCCGACTCCCCTGCCGCACCGGCGCGATTGAAAACCCCACTTCCAGCCGGCGTCGAAGTGACTGTCTTGGAAGAACGCGACGACTGGGTCCGCGTCGGTTTGGCCAACGAGCAAGACGTGTGGATAAGGCGATCGGAAATCGAGATGATCTAG
- a CDS encoding sigma-70 family RNA polymerase sigma factor, with protein MAISSTEQIESAIEQARNQGGDALGCLLQSYRNYMYLLAAAQLGKQLGQRVSASDVVQEVMLAAQRDFEKFRGSSAGELSAWLKIILSRALVREFERHVEAGKRDVRREVSLDAIAAGLESSCTLAASILPGRTPDPAEILIADEESRRVADLVASLPEHYRTVVMLKNFVGMETEQIAMQMGRSPQAIRLLWMRALRALKSHYEAEFNDA; from the coding sequence GTGGCGATCTCTTCGACTGAACAGATTGAATCTGCGATCGAGCAGGCTCGAAATCAGGGCGGGGACGCTCTGGGGTGTTTGCTGCAAAGTTATCGCAACTACATGTATCTGCTTGCTGCTGCGCAGTTAGGAAAACAATTGGGCCAACGCGTCAGCGCATCTGATGTGGTCCAAGAGGTGATGTTGGCAGCTCAACGTGACTTTGAAAAGTTTCGCGGAAGTTCGGCCGGCGAGCTATCGGCCTGGCTAAAAATCATACTCTCACGCGCCCTCGTCCGCGAATTTGAACGGCATGTCGAAGCGGGCAAGCGGGATGTGCGGCGGGAAGTTTCGCTTGATGCGATCGCGGCCGGATTGGAATCGAGCTGTACTCTGGCTGCGTCAATCTTGCCGGGACGAACACCGGATCCTGCCGAAATTTTGATCGCAGACGAAGAATCGCGGCGAGTGGCAGACCTGGTTGCGAGCTTGCCGGAGCATTACCGAACCGTGGTCATGTTAAAAAACTTTGTTGGAATGGAAACCGAACAAATCGCTATGCAAATGGGACGTAGCCCCCAAGCGATTCGGTTACTTTGGATGCGAGCCTTGCGGGCTTTAAAAAGTCACTACGAAGCGGAATTCAACGACGCATGA